From one Pseudoalteromonas ulvae UL12 genomic stretch:
- a CDS encoding DUF2721 domain-containing protein, which produces MTLTTPALLFPAISLLLLAYTNRFLVLAQLIRQLNSREGDTIRPVVKAQISNLRKRIKLIRTMQFYGVISFLLCTAAMFAVFLEQALIGAIFFGCSLLCLLASLLFSLFEIYISCDAIELELTNIEEKPLNNR; this is translated from the coding sequence ATGACACTCACCACTCCAGCACTACTTTTTCCTGCTATTTCTTTGCTCTTACTCGCTTACACCAATCGTTTTTTAGTCCTTGCACAATTAATTAGGCAATTAAATTCTCGAGAAGGCGATACTATCCGCCCCGTCGTAAAAGCACAGATTAGCAATTTAAGAAAACGTATAAAGCTGATTCGAACCATGCAATTTTATGGTGTTATTTCATTTTTATTATGTACAGCGGCAATGTTTGCGGTCTTTTTGGAGCAAGCTTTAATCGGTGCCATCTTTTTTGGTTGCAGTTTATTATGCCTACTCGCATCACTTCTTTTTTCACTCTTTGAGATTTACATTTCTTGTGATGCGATCGAACTCGAATTAACAAACATTGAAGAAAAGCCACTCAATAA
- a CDS encoding coiled-coil domain-containing protein, with amino-acid sequence MGEFQGTQLHKLLQSLESVSAKDTLHKVAQELSIEPVVLHANLTDTISIGHPYIDQVSQQLIEIMTPQLKGLMLVACQQALEKGHQAAIVQHQADEDEAIKALDEQIKSLQKTNSALETQARTEQANTQQALDELTSLKEQLLELEAVKTQFEALQSAAQEQVNVQQELQAQLSEKTTQQQKLAEQLQQSESALAKQKELNALQSNKVKQLIEERSQENASLDDRLKQQERHYQKELADVKTALVDVEAELAHSQQAVAEQQKISANHVKKIQDYQEQLQDKTELLSHIENSSEASQQQLDALAKEKESLAKQLESEQQCLSSLNTQFEQANTRFKQIENNNETLQASLSTKEHELSTLQSSVTALEEAHSALTQEYENLVQINNEFKEKAEEQAKKHDGRFNDLKKDLFAESKLLKAELEQALTNIVTLEQEREQLSEQLSELRVKEKGYQDAISEKENLLANQDSALNMAQGRNSSLVSRLEAESQQARSAYESIRTQNNELTEKIEELEGKVTEFRLKFEYAQQQLTS; translated from the coding sequence ATGGGCGAATTTCAAGGCACCCAGTTACATAAGCTTTTACAAAGCTTAGAATCTGTTTCTGCAAAAGATACTCTTCATAAAGTAGCGCAAGAACTTTCAATTGAGCCTGTAGTATTGCATGCCAATTTGACTGACACGATTTCTATTGGTCATCCTTATATTGATCAAGTGTCGCAGCAATTAATTGAGATAATGACACCTCAATTAAAAGGCTTGATGCTGGTTGCGTGCCAGCAAGCTTTAGAAAAAGGTCACCAAGCTGCAATCGTGCAGCACCAAGCAGATGAAGATGAAGCGATTAAAGCACTTGATGAGCAGATAAAGTCGCTGCAAAAAACCAACTCGGCCCTCGAAACGCAAGCTCGAACTGAGCAAGCAAACACTCAACAAGCCCTAGATGAACTAACCAGCTTAAAAGAGCAATTACTAGAACTTGAAGCGGTCAAAACACAGTTTGAAGCGTTGCAATCAGCTGCTCAAGAGCAGGTTAACGTTCAGCAAGAGTTACAGGCTCAATTATCAGAAAAAACAACTCAGCAGCAAAAGTTAGCAGAGCAACTACAGCAATCAGAGTCTGCTTTGGCCAAGCAAAAAGAGCTCAATGCATTACAGTCAAATAAAGTAAAACAGTTGATTGAAGAGCGCAGTCAAGAAAATGCTTCTTTAGATGACCGCTTAAAACAGCAAGAGCGTCATTATCAAAAAGAGCTCGCGGATGTTAAAACAGCATTAGTCGATGTAGAAGCAGAACTTGCACACAGCCAACAGGCCGTAGCTGAACAACAAAAAATATCAGCGAATCATGTTAAGAAAATCCAGGATTATCAAGAGCAGTTACAAGATAAAACTGAGTTGCTGTCTCACATTGAAAATTCAAGTGAAGCATCTCAACAGCAGTTGGATGCATTAGCAAAAGAAAAAGAATCTTTAGCTAAACAGCTTGAAAGTGAACAACAATGCTTGAGTTCGTTAAATACTCAATTTGAACAAGCCAATACTCGCTTTAAACAAATAGAAAATAATAATGAAACTTTGCAAGCCTCTCTTAGTACTAAAGAGCACGAATTAAGTACGCTTCAAAGTAGCGTCACAGCTCTTGAAGAAGCGCATTCTGCACTGACGCAAGAGTATGAAAACTTAGTGCAAATTAATAATGAGTTTAAAGAAAAAGCAGAAGAGCAAGCGAAGAAACATGACGGTCGATTTAACGATCTTAAAAAAGATTTGTTTGCAGAAAGCAAATTATTGAAAGCTGAGCTAGAACAAGCACTGACAAATATTGTTACTTTAGAGCAAGAGCGCGAGCAACTGAGTGAACAGCTAAGTGAGCTCAGAGTGAAAGAAAAAGGCTATCAGGATGCGATTTCTGAAAAAGAAAATCTGCTAGCTAATCAAGACTCGGCATTAAATATGGCGCAAGGCCGCAATTCAAGCTTAGTGTCTCGTTTAGAAGCTGAATCACAGCAAGCTCGCAGTGCTTATGAGAGTATTCGAACACAAAACAATGAATTAACAGAAAAAATTGAAGAGTTAGAAGGCAAGGTAACCGAATTTAGACTTAAATTTGAATATGCCCAACAACAACTGACTAGCTAA
- a CDS encoding DUF7577 domain-containing protein translates to MTDLFDWISVYKAENAIEANLIKGLLALSRIDVRFHGEALAGALGDIPHEQTYVSILVMQIKQRQAEKILLEYQSKQSIHDWFCSHCGEKNGAGFEFCWSCQMDKDEKA, encoded by the coding sequence ATGACAGACCTCTTCGATTGGATTAGTGTTTATAAAGCAGAAAATGCGATAGAGGCTAACCTGATCAAGGGGTTATTAGCCCTCAGCCGTATCGATGTTCGATTTCATGGTGAAGCGCTTGCGGGCGCTTTAGGTGATATACCCCACGAACAAACCTATGTTTCAATTCTTGTCATGCAGATTAAACAGCGCCAAGCCGAAAAAATATTGTTAGAATATCAATCTAAGCAATCAATTCACGACTGGTTTTGTAGCCATTGTGGTGAAAAAAATGGTGCAGGGTTTGAATTTTGCTGGTCCTGCCAAATGGATAAAGATGAAAAAGCCTAA
- a CDS encoding YjaG family protein — protein sequence MKKPNNFQRIRELNYLQKAVLAAALLERMLPNYTLFCQATEFGESSVLRNALNLIWEKLVLPKSKINLELLVDKVEPNVPEVADFDMFGVYPAIDTATALLGMLNGLLMEDESEFVDISKISQATVAKLIEYQLTSEDIVADNQAIREHPLMQYEMEMLSELIEHVENMGRITSESVKALKKKALEDGQTNIGIEIE from the coding sequence ATGAAAAAGCCTAATAACTTCCAACGTATTCGAGAACTTAACTACCTGCAAAAAGCAGTATTAGCCGCAGCATTACTAGAGCGAATGCTGCCTAATTATACGCTTTTTTGCCAAGCAACAGAGTTTGGTGAATCAAGTGTGTTACGTAATGCGCTTAATTTAATTTGGGAAAAGCTCGTCCTACCAAAAAGCAAAATTAATTTAGAACTTTTGGTTGATAAAGTAGAACCAAATGTTCCTGAAGTTGCTGATTTTGATATGTTTGGAGTTTACCCTGCGATCGATACAGCAACAGCATTACTCGGAATGCTTAATGGGCTGCTAATGGAAGATGAATCTGAATTTGTTGATATTAGTAAAATATCACAAGCCACAGTTGCAAAACTAATTGAATATCAACTGACAAGTGAAGACATTGTCGCTGATAATCAAGCAATTAGAGAGCACCCATTGATGCAATATGAAATGGAAATGCTATCAGAGTTAATTGAACATGTTGAAAATATGGGGCGTATCACTTCTGAAAGTGTCAAAGCGCTTAAGAAAAAAGCGCTTGAAGATGGTCAAACCAACATAGGTATTGAGATTGAATAA
- the rsmD gene encoding 16S rRNA (guanine(966)-N(2))-methyltransferase RsmD: MKKNTGKTAKAANGHIRIISGQFKGRKLPVKDVIGLRPTADRVKETVFNWLMNDIRDADVLDCFAGSGGLGFEALSRYANSVTFIEKDKAAAQQLNDNLALLKQLNGKVIHADALGTIERLGKQYDLVFIDPPFRLGLAQLCCQQLIQSDALKPLSLIYVEVESELNDFQAPNDWQLLKEKTAGQVTYRLFQNLHNEVL; encoded by the coding sequence ATGAAAAAAAACACAGGAAAAACGGCCAAAGCAGCCAATGGGCACATCCGAATAATCAGCGGGCAATTTAAAGGTCGAAAATTACCAGTAAAAGATGTGATTGGTTTAAGGCCGACCGCTGATCGGGTAAAAGAAACTGTTTTTAACTGGCTTATGAATGATATTAGAGATGCTGATGTACTAGACTGTTTTGCAGGCTCTGGAGGCTTAGGGTTTGAAGCCTTATCACGCTATGCAAATTCAGTGACTTTTATAGAAAAAGATAAAGCGGCTGCACAGCAACTCAATGATAACTTAGCATTACTCAAGCAACTCAACGGTAAGGTTATTCATGCTGATGCTCTTGGCACAATCGAAAGGCTGGGTAAACAGTATGACTTAGTCTTCATCGACCCTCCATTTCGGTTGGGACTTGCGCAATTATGCTGTCAGCAACTCATTCAATCTGATGCGCTCAAGCCATTAAGCCTAATTTATGTCGAAGTCGAATCTGAACTCAATGATTTTCAAGCACCTAATGATTGGCAATTACTAAAAGAAAAAACGGCAGGCCAAGTGACCTACCGTTTATTTCAAAACTTACATAATGAGGTATTGTAA
- the ftsY gene encoding signal recognition particle-docking protein FtsY has translation MAKKNRFLSWLGLGKKDTEQTPEQNTPSNEDNSIEQARLAEAAAQEAKAAEEARLAEVAAQEAKAAEEARLAEIAAQKAKAAEEARLAEMAVQEAKAAEEARLAEVAAQEAKAAEETRLAEVAAQEAKAAEEARLAEVAAQEAKAAEETRLAEVAAQEAKAAEEARLAEVAAQEAKAAEEARLAEIAAQKAKAAEEARLAEMAVQEAKAAEEARLAEVAAQEAKAAEEARLAEIAAQKAKAAEETRLAEAAAQEAKAAEEARLAEIAAQQAKAAEEARLAEIAAQEAKAAEEARLAEVAAQQAKAAEEARLAEMAAQEVKSTEQTTEPASHAPKKEGFFSRLKKSLIKTKQNIGSGFINIFSGKKIDDELFEELETQLLTADLGVDTTLKLIDRLTDAADRKQLKDGEALYELLKQEMADMLHSAEQTLDVEQSDGPFVILMVGVNGVGKTTTIGKLAKQFQSQGKSVMLAAGDTFRAAAVEQLQVWGERNDIPVVAQHTGADSASVIFDAYQAAKARKVDILIADTAGRLQNKDNLMQELEKIARVMKKIDESAPHEVMLTIDAGTGQNAISQVDLFNKAVGLSGIALTKLDGTAKGGVIFAVADKFNIPIRYIGVGEGIDDLRPFKSDDFIDALFSQDEQS, from the coding sequence ATGGCAAAAAAAAACAGATTTTTATCTTGGTTAGGGTTAGGTAAAAAAGACACCGAACAAACACCAGAACAAAACACTCCTTCCAATGAAGATAACTCGATTGAACAAGCTCGCCTAGCTGAAGCCGCAGCGCAAGAAGCAAAAGCTGCAGAAGAGGCCCGTTTAGCTGAAGTAGCAGCGCAAGAAGCCAAAGCCGCTGAAGAAGCTCGCTTGGCTGAAATAGCTGCGCAGAAAGCTAAAGCTGCTGAAGAAGCTCGTTTAGCTGAGATGGCAGTTCAAGAAGCAAAAGCTGCAGAAGAGGCCCGTTTAGCTGAAGTAGCAGCTCAAGAAGCCAAAGCTGCTGAAGAAACTCGCTTAGCTGAAGTGGCCGCGCAAGAAGCAAAAGCTGCAGAAGAGGCCCGTTTAGCTGAAGTAGCAGCTCAAGAAGCCAAAGCTGCTGAAGAAACTCGCTTAGCTGAAGTGGCCGCGCAAGAAGCCAAAGCCGCTGAAGAAGCTCGTTTAGCTGAAGTAGCAGCGCAAGAAGCTAAAGCTGCAGAAGAGGCTCGCTTGGCTGAAATAGCTGCGCAGAAAGCTAAAGCTGCTGAAGAAGCTCGTTTAGCTGAGATGGCAGTTCAAGAAGCAAAAGCTGCAGAAGAGGCTCGTTTAGCTGAAGTGGCTGCGCAAGAAGCCAAAGCTGCAGAAGAGGCTCGCTTAGCTGAAATAGCTGCGCAGAAAGCTAAAGCTGCAGAAGAGACTCGTTTAGCTGAAGCCGCAGCACAAGAAGCTAAAGCTGCAGAAGAGGCTCGCTTGGCTGAAATAGCTGCGCAACAAGCCAAAGCTGCAGAAGAGGCTCGCTTAGCTGAAATAGCTGCGCAAGAAGCAAAAGCCGCTGAAGAAGCTCGCTTAGCTGAAGTAGCAGCGCAACAAGCCAAAGCTGCCGAAGAAGCTCGCTTAGCTGAGATGGCAGCTCAAGAAGTCAAATCTACAGAACAAACAACAGAACCAGCATCGCATGCACCAAAAAAAGAAGGTTTTTTTAGTCGCTTAAAGAAAAGCCTAATAAAAACTAAACAGAATATTGGCTCTGGGTTTATCAATATCTTCTCAGGAAAAAAGATAGATGACGAGTTATTTGAAGAGCTAGAAACTCAGTTGTTAACGGCTGATTTAGGTGTTGATACAACATTAAAGTTAATCGACCGCTTAACCGATGCCGCCGATCGCAAACAGTTAAAAGATGGTGAAGCGCTCTACGAGTTATTAAAGCAAGAAATGGCCGACATGCTTCATTCAGCTGAGCAAACCTTAGATGTTGAACAATCAGATGGTCCGTTTGTGATCTTGATGGTTGGAGTCAATGGCGTTGGTAAAACAACAACGATTGGTAAGTTAGCTAAGCAATTTCAATCACAAGGTAAATCTGTGATGTTAGCTGCTGGCGATACATTTAGAGCGGCTGCGGTGGAGCAGTTGCAAGTATGGGGTGAGCGCAACGATATTCCTGTGGTAGCTCAGCACACCGGAGCTGATAGTGCTTCGGTTATTTTTGATGCCTATCAAGCAGCTAAAGCTCGTAAGGTAGATATTTTAATAGCAGATACAGCAGGGCGTTTGCAAAATAAAGATAACTTAATGCAAGAGCTTGAAAAAATAGCCCGCGTTATGAAAAAGATTGATGAGAGCGCTCCGCATGAAGTGATGTTAACGATTGATGCGGGGACAGGTCAAAATGCGATTAGTCAGGTGGATTTATTTAACAAGGCAGTTGGCTTATCAGGTATTGCTTTGACCAAACTTGATGGAACAGCGAAAGGTGGCGTTATTTTTGCCGTAGCTGATAAATTTAATATACCAATTCG